The window GCCGATGCCCGGCAGCGCGAAGCGCATCATCGCCGGGAACAGAATGCGGCGGAATATCTGCGCCCCGGTAAACCCGTAGGCCGTCGCAGCTTCAATCTGCCCCTTCGGCACCGCCATATAAGCGCCGCGGAAGGTTTCGGTAAAGTAGGCGCCATAGATAAAGCCGAGGGTAATGATGCCGGCGCTGAGGGGATCGATATCGATTTGCGAGAAGCCGAGCAGTTCGGTGATGTTGTTCAGCGCAATCTGCAGGCCATAGAAAATCAGCAGCATCAGCACCAAATCGGGCACGCCGCGGATCAGCGTGGTGTAAGCGCCAAAAATCGTCGAGATCAGCGGGTTATGCGAAAGTTTGCCGCCGGCGCCGATCAAACCAATCACCACCGCCAGCAAAACGGAACTGAGGGCCAGCTCCAGCGTCACTAAAGCGCCCTCGAATATCAGTTGGGAATAGCCTTGCAGCATTTACTTCACCCTGTGGTCTAGGATCCGAACCATCGGGGCCAGCTGGCCGGCCCCGCAGTCACAATATGGAACGGTGCGGCATCAGCCGCCGTAGACGTCGAAGTCGAAGTATTTTTTCGCGTATTTGTCGTAAGTGCCGTCTTTACGCATCTCGGCAAACGCTTTGTCCAGCGCCGCCTTCAGCTCGGTATCGGTCTTGCGCAGGCCCATGCCGGTGCCGACGCCGAAGAATTTGTCATCCTTCACCGATTCGCCGGCGAACGCATAGTCTTTGCCCGGCGGCTGTTTCAGGAAGCCGTCGCTGCCCGCCACCTCATCCTGGAAGGCGGCGTCGATGCGGCCGGAGGCCAGATCGGCATACACCAGATCCTGGTTCTGGTAAGGCACTACCGTGACGCCCTTCGGCTGCCACATGGCGTTGGCGTAAGCTTCCTGGGTGGTGCCCTGCAGCACGCCAACGCTCTTGCCTTTCAGCGCGTCCAGGGTCGGCAGCAGCTTGGAGCCTTTCGGCGCAATCAGGCGGGCATTGGCCGCATAGAGTTTGTCGGTAAAGGCGATTTCCTGCTGGCGTTTTTCGGTAATGGACAATGAAGAAATGATGGCGTCAATTTTCTTCGCCTTCAGGGAAGGGATTAGCGCGTCAAAGTCGCTCTCTACGAAGGTGCACTGGGTATTTATGCGTTTGCACAGCTCTTTGGCCAAATCGATATCGAACCCAACCAGCTCGCCCTGGGCATTTTTGGATTCAAAAGGTGCATAGGTCGGATCGGTGCCAATCTTCAGCGTCGATGGTAAGGCGGCGAATGCGCTGCTTGCTGCGCTCAGAGCCAGAACTAAAGGAAGAGCCAAAAACCGCTTTTTCATAAATTACCCTCAAATTGATTTTTCTGATGCCACTACGGGCATTACTTTCCCCACCAAATCAATTTGCAGTAACCGTGCCACATTAAGTGCGACAGCCGGAGGGAACGGCTCCGGCCTTCACAAAACTGTTTCCTGGGACGATTAACCGCAAAAATAAACCGGCCGGTCAGGGCCGCGCCACTGGCAACCGTGAAATCCCGGCGCCATGAAACAGTGAACGTGATGAAGTGGGATCATTATGGTGCATGCTTCGCCCTAATTCAGTGCGGTGTTGCACAAATGTACCAATTTGGGGATAAATCTGTTAACTCGGGCCTTGCCAGCGGGTGAACAAATCTACCGGCAATTCAATGTCGAACTGATCGATAACCCGGTTGACGGTCTGATCGATAATGTCATCCACGCTTTTTGGCAGATGGTAGAACGCCGGCACCGGCGGCATGATCACCGCGCCCATTTCCACCGCCTGGGTCATCAGGCGCAGGTGGCCAAGATGCAGCGGCGTTTCCCGCACGCACAACACCAGCCGGCGGCGTTCTTTCAACACCACGTCGGCGGCGCGGGTCAGCAAACCGTCGCTGTAGCTATTGACGATGCCGGACAATGTTTTGATCGAACAGGGCAGGATCACCATGCCCAGCGTTTTGAACGAGCCGGAAGAGATGCCGGCGGCGATGTCGCGCGCGTCATGCACCACGTCGGCCAGCGCCTGCACGTCGCGCAGGCTGAGCGAGGTTTCCAGCGCCAGCGTCTGCCGCGCCGCATTGCTCATCACCAAATGGGTTTCCACCTCCGCGACGCCGCGCAGCACTTGCAACAGGCGCACGCCGTAGATAGCGCCGCTGGCGCCGGAAATACCGATGATGAGTCGTTTCATAAAGCTGGCCTCTGCCACGAAAAAGATAGGATCAGGCAGACTTTGCCGCAATGGCGAGGGATAAGCAAGTCAGGAGGGATAATGCACCGCGACGCATGCCGCGGTGCACCTTGGCAGCACAACGCCGGCGCTTAGCCTTCGTTATGCATTTCCAGATTTTCCGCTTCGGTCTGCCCGCGCAGCGCCTTGGCGTCGTCGTTGCGCAGCGACTCCAGGTATTCCAGATAGCTCTGGTCGACGTCTTTGGTGACGTAAATACCGTTGAATACCGAGCATTCGAACTGGACGATATCCGGGTTCTCTTCGCGCACCGCTTCGATCAGATCGTCCAGGTCCTGGAAGATCAGGCCGTCGGCGCCGATGATTTGGCGGATCTCATCCACTTCGCGGCCGTGAGCGATCAGCTCGTTGGCGCTCGGCATGTCGATGCCGTACACGTTAGGGAAGCGAACCTCCGGCGCGGCGGAAGCGAGGTAAACCTTCTTGGCGCCGGCGTCGCGCGCCATCTCGACGATCTGCTCCGAAGTGGTGCCGCGCACGATGGAGTCATCCACCAGCAGCACGTTCTTGTCGCGGAATTCGGCGCGGTTGGCGTTCAGCTTGCGGCGCACCGACTGGCGGCGAGCCTGCTGGCCGGGCATGATGAAGGTACGGCCGACGTAGCGGTTTTTCACGAAGCCCTGGCGGTACGGCTTATCCAGGATACGCGCGATCTCCAGCGCGATGTCGCAGGAGGTTTCAGGGATCGGGATCACCACGTCGATGTCCAGATCTTCCCATTCGCGGGCAATCTTCTCACCCAGCTTCTGCCCCATGCGCACCCGGGCGCTGTAGACCGAAATCTTGTCCATAAAGGAGTCCGGGCGGGCGAAATAGACGTATTCGAACAGGCACGGGTTGGTTTTCGGGTTCTCCGCGCACTGGCGGGTAAACAGCTGGCCCTTGTCGGTGATGTACACCGCTTCGCCCGGCGCCACGTCGCGCAGGAACTCAAAGCCCAGCGTATCCAGCGCCACGCTCTCGGAGGCCACCATATACTCGCTGCGGCCGTCTTCCAGAGTGCGTTTGCCGATTACCAACGGGCGGATGCCGTACGGATCGCGGAACGCCAGCAGGCCGTGGCCGATGATCATCGCCACGCAGGCGTAGGCGCCGCGCAACTGCTGATGCATCGCGGCAACCGCAGTGAAGATGTTGTCGGATTCCAGCGGATAATGTTGGAACCGGTCCAGCTCGCTGGCCAGCACGTTCAGCAGGATCTCGGAATCGGAGGTGGTGTTGATATGGCGGCGGCCGCTTTCAAACAGCTTTTGGCGCAGCTCATGGGCGTTGGTCAGGTTGCCGTTATGGGCCAGCGTAATGCCGAACGGCGAGTTGACATAAAAAGGTTGAGCCTCTGAAGCACTGGAGCTGCCAGCCGTTGGGTAGCGCACATGGCCGATACCCATGTTGCCCTGCAAGCGCTGCATATGGCGTGCCTCGAACACATCTTTCACCAGACCGTTCGCTTTACGCAGACGGAACCCGTTGTGGGCGTCAATGGTGACGATGCCTGCGGCATCCTGGCCACGGTGCTGAAGCACCGTCAACGCATCATAAATCGACTGGTTTACCGGCATAAAACCGGCGATACCGACAATACCGCACATGTTGTCTTTTCCTCATCAGCGCTACCGCCCCGGTAAATGGGTCGGTAAGAAACTCGACGTGCTCTGCAGGTAGTCAAAGAACCACCTGATGATGTAACT is drawn from Serratia entomophila and contains these coding sequences:
- a CDS encoding histidine ABC transporter permease HisQ translates to MLQGYSQLIFEGALVTLELALSSVLLAVVIGLIGAGGKLSHNPLISTIFGAYTTLIRGVPDLVLMLLIFYGLQIALNNITELLGFSQIDIDPLSAGIITLGFIYGAYFTETFRGAYMAVPKGQIEAATAYGFTGAQIFRRILFPAMMRFALPGIGNNWQVILKATALVSILGLNDVVKATQLAGKGTYQPFFFAIVAGVVYLIFTTVSNGVLLWLERRYSLGVKRAEL
- the hisJ gene encoding histidine ABC transporter substrate-binding protein HisJ, which gives rise to MKKRFLALPLVLALSAASSAFAALPSTLKIGTDPTYAPFESKNAQGELVGFDIDLAKELCKRINTQCTFVESDFDALIPSLKAKKIDAIISSLSITEKRQQEIAFTDKLYAANARLIAPKGSKLLPTLDALKGKSVGVLQGTTQEAYANAMWQPKGVTVVPYQNQDLVYADLASGRIDAAFQDEVAGSDGFLKQPPGKDYAFAGESVKDDKFFGVGTGMGLRKTDTELKAALDKAFAEMRKDGTYDKYAKKYFDFDVYGG
- a CDS encoding UbiX family flavin prenyltransferase yields the protein MKRLIIGISGASGAIYGVRLLQVLRGVAEVETHLVMSNAARQTLALETSLSLRDVQALADVVHDARDIAAGISSGSFKTLGMVILPCSIKTLSGIVNSYSDGLLTRAADVVLKERRRLVLCVRETPLHLGHLRLMTQAVEMGAVIMPPVPAFYHLPKSVDDIIDQTVNRVIDQFDIELPVDLFTRWQGPS
- the purF gene encoding amidophosphoribosyltransferase: MCGIVGIAGFMPVNQSIYDALTVLQHRGQDAAGIVTIDAHNGFRLRKANGLVKDVFEARHMQRLQGNMGIGHVRYPTAGSSSASEAQPFYVNSPFGITLAHNGNLTNAHELRQKLFESGRRHINTTSDSEILLNVLASELDRFQHYPLESDNIFTAVAAMHQQLRGAYACVAMIIGHGLLAFRDPYGIRPLVIGKRTLEDGRSEYMVASESVALDTLGFEFLRDVAPGEAVYITDKGQLFTRQCAENPKTNPCLFEYVYFARPDSFMDKISVYSARVRMGQKLGEKIAREWEDLDIDVVIPIPETSCDIALEIARILDKPYRQGFVKNRYVGRTFIMPGQQARRQSVRRKLNANRAEFRDKNVLLVDDSIVRGTTSEQIVEMARDAGAKKVYLASAAPEVRFPNVYGIDMPSANELIAHGREVDEIRQIIGADGLIFQDLDDLIEAVREENPDIVQFECSVFNGIYVTKDVDQSYLEYLESLRNDDAKALRGQTEAENLEMHNEG